Below is a genomic region from Cognatiyoonia koreensis.
GCGATCAGCAATCCGAAGGATGCAACCACAAGCACCCATCCGATCCACTTGATCGCGCCGGTGGAGGCCAGCGCCCACCAGATGCCGAGCACGAAGATCAATTCTGCCGCGATCACTTCACGCCAACGCCATGCGATGGCTTTCACTTCGGGACGGATAAAACTAGCCATGAAGTGTCACGGGGTTATCAAAAACCGTAATGTTGAACGTGCCCATTTTCTTAAATTTAATCCGTTCATAGGCTTTAGCTGCCGTGTCGTTTGCCGCAGATAGTACGGCCCGTTTGACGCCCTTTGCCCGGGCTTCAGCGAGGTGTAGCGCGAGCGCTTTCCCCGCGTATCCGTTCCCGCGCAGTTCTGGCGGGGTAAAAACGCCGCCGATCATAACAATCTCGGGAAGCTTGGCGTTGAACCCAGTCACCGCCATTGGCGTGTCACCTTTCATCAAAACACGATAGCCGTCGTTTTCAAGGGCGCTGTCTACGTGCGTGATCGCCCGTGCGGGCGCGTCATCTGGCCGGACGTCCAACGCCTCGATGTAATAGGCAGTGCGCCAGGCAATCAAAACGTCGCGCGGGGCAAGTGTGTAGGGGACAAGAGTCAGCCCGTCGACGTCGGGCATGTCCAATTCCGCAAGGTCCAGTTCATAGTGCGGCTCGTTTCTGTCCAGTGCGGCGGCGGGCAAGTCCAACGCCGTCTTCACGGTTGCACAGGCGGCTGCGGTTCCGACGACACCGCTGACAGTTTGACCCAACAACGCTTGGGCAATGCCCGGAACTTGGGTCGATGTGAACACCGGCAAAATCATGCCTTCGCCTGTCAGGCCGAGCACGTCGGTTAAAGGTTCATTGACCCAGAACGTCATCGCTTTGCGATGGTTGGTACCCAAGCCATGTTCCAGCAGGTTCGTTATCGGAAACATCGCGACTGCCGCCCTGGCCATCATGAAGTCAAGGACATCCGAATAATCTGAGGCTCTGGTGCGCCTCACGACCAATCCCCCAAGGCCTGTTGCCAGACCGTCATTGCAGCAACAGCAGCCGTATCCGCGCGAAGGATACGCGGGCCGAGACTGATCGGCACGGCAAAGTCGGACTTGCGCAGCATGTCCCTTTCATTTTCCGAAAAACCGCCTTCGGGCCCGATCAGAATAGCCCATGGTCCATTATTTTCCGCTGCCAGCAATGTGGTTTCGTCCAAGAGCGTTTCGTCGCAGAACAACAGACGCCGTGAGGGGTCCCAATCGGCGAGCACTTGCGACAGCTTCTGGAGGTGTGCGACTTCTGGCACAAATGTGCCGCCGCATTGTTCTGTGGCTTCGATGACATGCGCCTGCAGTTTGTCCTGCCGGATTCGATCGGCATTGGTGAAATCCGTCTGTACAGGCACAATCCGGGCGGCACCCATTTCAGCAGCCTTTTCGACGATAAAGTCGGTGCGGGTCTTTTTGAGTGGCGCAAACAAGAGCCAAAGGTCGGGCGGCATCCTGAGCGGTCTGGTCTGCGTCAAACACCGCAGTGCGCCGCTGCGTTTATTCCCTGCGACGACCTCTGCGTCCCATTCGCCGTCGTGCCCGTTGATCAGTGAAAGTACGGTGCCGACCTGCAACCGCATCACGGCAAACAGATAATTCGCCTGGTCCCGTGACACTGGAACCGTTTGCCCTTCGGACAAGGGATGATCTACATAAAGCCGAACCTTCGAAGCCATAGGCCAAACATATGACCGACCCCACCCCAACACCAGCCGGAACCGTCGCCGACAGTGCCGGAAACTGGGTGGATACGCTGGCCCCGCAAAAGACGCGTCCGTTCTTGCGCCTGTCCCGCGCGGATCGGCCCATCGGCACATGGCTTTTGCTGCTGCCCTGTTACTGGTCGCTGGCCCTTGCCTGCCTTGCGACAGGGACATTCACCGGGTTCGACGCTTGGCTGGTCATTGCATGTGCGCTTGGCGCGTTCCTGATGCGGGGGGCTGGCTGCACATGGAACGACATCACCGACCGCGATATTGACGACAAGGTCGAACGCACCCGGTCGCGCCCCATCCCTTCGGGTCAGGTGGGCGTGCGGGCGGCACTTGGCTGGATGCTTGTTCAGTCGTTGATTTCGCTGCTGATCTTGCTGACATTTCCCCTGCCTGCCATTTTTCTGGGGCTGGCTTCGGCGCTTCCGGTTCTGATCTATCCGTTTGCCAAACGGTTTACATGGTGGCCTCAGGTCTTTCTTGGCCTTGCATTCAACTGGGGGGCCTTGCTGATCTGGACAGCGCATACCGGTAGCCTTGGGTGGCCCGCATTCGTCCTTTATCTTTCAGGGATAACATGGACCCTGTTCTACGATACAATCTATGCGCATCAGGATGCCGAAGACGACGCGCTGATCGGTGTCAAATCGACCGCGCGCCTGTTTGGGGAGCACACAAAAGTCTGGCTGCGGGGATTCCTGACAGCGACGGTTCTGCTGCTGGGGTTGGCGATCATCCTCGCCGCTCAGGATCGCAACGTCCTGTCACTTGTGATTGCACTTGGTGGGGCCTGGGCGCTGGGTTGGCATCTGACGTGGCAGCTGACACGTTTCGACGCCAGCGATCAAGGTGGGCTTCTCAGGCTATTCCGGTCCAATCGTGACGCCGGGTTAATCGTCCTGCCATTTCTTGCCATCGCTTATATGGTATGATTGAACCCCCTGCGTTGACCCCCTACTAAGGGTAAGACCGGTACCAGCTAATTAGGACGACGATGCGCCTCTCAGCCCTCTTCTTACGGATCGGCGTATTTATCATCGCAGCATTCGTTTCGGCTTTCGCGGCACGCGCGACCGTTGCCGTCGTCGAAACGCGGTCGGTCGTATCCGTTCAGGAAGATCTGATTGATGCGGGCCATAATTGGGCGTCCGTACTGGGCGATGGACTTCAGGTTATCATCGAGGGAGAGGCGCCGACCGAGGCTGCACGCTTTAACGCGATTACGACTGCGGGCAAGATCGTCGATGCGAGCCGCGTCATCGACAATATGTCCGTCATCGACAGCGCCGGAATCGCGCCTCCGGAATTCGCGATCGAGATTTTGCGTAATGACAGCGGTGTTTCGCTGATCGGTCTTATTCCGGCAGGGACTGACCGTGACCTGTTGGCGAGCCGGATCGCGTCGATTGCGGATGGTCAGCCTGTTACTGACCTTCTTGAAGTGGCTGACTATCCTGTTCCCGAAACATGGCCCCGCGCGCTGAACTACGCCCTGCGCGCATTGGACGAGCTTCCGCGTTCCAAGATTTCGGTCACGTCGCGACGCGTTTCTGTAAAGGCGATTTCAGATAGTGCCGATGAAAAGCGTCGGCTGGAAACAAGACTGGCCCGCAACACGCCGGAAAACGTGGCGATTGCGCTTGAAATTACTGCGCCCCGCCCCGTCATTTCGCCGTTTCTGACCCGTTTCACACTGGATGACGAAGGTGCCCGATTCATCACCTGTGCCGTGGATACCGCAGAAGCCGAACGCAAGATTGTCTGGGCCGCGACCCAGATCGGTTTCGAGGGGCGTACAAATTGCACCCAAGCACTTGGCGCGCCCTCGCGAAGCTGGGGCGATGCGGTTGCTTTATCCATCGAAGCCGTGGGCAAGTTGGGCGGCGGGACGGTGACTGTGTCCAACACTGACATCGCGGTTGTCGCGCTTGAGGGCACCGATCAGGGCACGTTTGATAACGTCATTGGCGAACTTGAAAACAATCTGCCTGACGTCTACGCGCTGGAAGCAGAATTGCCCCGCGCGCCTGAATCCGGCGACGAGGGACCGCCCCAATTCACGGCCACGCGCAGTCCGGAAGGTGCAGTGCAACTGCGCGGACGCGTTGCTGACGAATTGATGAACACAACTGCCGAACAGTTCGCTTTTGCAAAATTCGGGCAACGCAACGTGACGATGGGCACCCGTGTGGTTGATGGTCTTCCGTCGGGTTGGTCGATCCGCGTGCTTGCAGGGATCGAAGCCCTTTCGCAACTGTCGAACGGTTCTGTGACAGTGCAGCCTGACCTTGTGGTCATCCGCGGCAACACGGGACGAGAGTCAGCCAGCACGGAAATTGCCAGCCTTCTTATCGACAAGCTGGGGACCTCGACCGAGGTCGATATCGATGTGACCTACGTGAAGGAACTGGACCCGATTGCGGGTCTTCCGACGCCCGAAGAATGCGTGGCTCAGATCACCGCGGTCACGGAAGTGCGTAAGATCACATTCGAGCCCGGTGCCGCAGATCTGGCCGCCGACACGCAAGGTGTTATTGATGACATCGCCGACATTCTGAAGAAATGCGCAAACTTGCGTATCCAAATTGCGGGCTACACCGACAGCCAAGGCCGCGAAGAAATGAATCAGCAGTTGTCCCAGCAGCGCGCACAATCCGTGCTTGATGCACTGCGTGTCCGTCGCGTGCCCGTCGGTGCCTTTGAAGCGATTGGGTTTGGAGAAGCGGACCCGATCGCTGACAACGATACAGAAGAAGGCCGCGAAGCGAACCGTCGGATTGAATTCAGCCTGATTGTCCCAGAACCCATTCCCGAAGAACCAACCGCACTTGAAGAAATCGAGGCCGCGAACGAAGATGCGGCCGAAGAGCCTGCCGAATAGGACGAACTTTTGAACAGAACCGAATTTATAGTCGCAACAGCGATCATCCTGTTTGTCGCCTTTATGCTTGGGTGGTTCGCCAGCTGGCTGGTCAACCGATTTACACGCGTGACCAAGGCTGAAATTGGCGAATTGGATAAAATGGCACAAGCCCTCCACGAAGCTGAAGAAACGCGAGATCAGGCGATCACCTATTTGCAGCAACGCGAAGCCGAAATCACGAACCAATTGACACAGACCGAAGCAGAGCTTCGGGCCGCGATGGACGGGCTGCGCGATGCGCGGCAAGAAGCTGAAGAACTGCGCGGCTATATCGATCGGCAGAACGTTTCTTAAGGCCCATCACGTCGATCGTGCGGGCCTCATTGAAAGCCATGGTTCTGCCTGATCTCATTCTGGGCGCGTTGTTCGCCGGTACGTCGCCCCCTGCTTGGGTCACCTAATGTCCGACCCAGATCCGGACATCTGCAATCAGACCGCGATGATCTGACCCCAGCAATGGCCGACGCTCGACCGACCCACCGCCCGGTGCCAGCACATGATCAATCGGCAACGGCATTTCCCAGAGCGTTAAGGTCGCGCGTGTCGGCCCGACAAGTTCCGTACCACTGGCAGCAGCAACGTCGCGGACCCGTTTGGTCCATGGAAACATGTTGAAGTCTCCGGCGACGACGACGGGCCCTTCCAGTCCTTTCAGCACCGCTCCGACTTCGGCTTCGTTGGTCATGCTCTTGTATGGCCATGGCCATGGAATATGAACGGACGCCACCCAAACGGTCGCGCCATCAATGTCGATGGGCGCGGCTGCAGCACCTCGGGTCGACGTACAAATACCCTCACCGGACATGGGGATACGGGACACCACCGCCTCGCCCATCCATTCATTGTGTCGGCACCAGTGCTGATATGGGAACTGATCGGCCAATAAATCCAGAACATGCGCTGTCCTTTTGGATACCTCTTGCAACATTACGACATCGACGTCCGCTGCCAGAATATCGGCAGCGACCAGTTCGATCTGCGAATTGGCCCACCAGAGATTCTTGGCATAGAGGCGCAAATCACCGCCGTCCTTCTGCCCGACAAATGCCGGGACGACCGTGGCGGCGACGCTGAGCACGGCGATGCCCATCGCGCGGCGGAGCCACGCCGGGCGCAGCAGAAAAAGACCGATCAAGCACAATACGCCGAAAACAGGTCGCAAAAGGCTCAGGCTGTCACCTGCCGGATGCAGCCAACCACCAAAGCCCAAGAAAACACCCAACGCCGCCAAGCAGAAAAACCCAGCCATGATCACGCGCATCTGATGTCTCCTTACCGGTACAAATTCGTTGAAATCCATAGCGGGAATGGATCGCAGGTAAGGGAAAGGATTTGATCAGGATTCGTGCAGACTGCCGGACCGCGGTGCAGCCGCCCTTTTCAGCCGGTCATTGATCGCCCGCCCCAAACCACTATCGGGAATCGGAGAAACGGCAATTTGCGTCGCGCCCATGTCGTCCAAGGCGTGAAGGCAGGAAAACAAGCGTGACGCCGCCTCTACAAGATCACCTGAGACAGAAAGGTTCAGATCAGCATCGACCGGCCCAAATCCTAGAAGAACCTCGTCGTCTTCCTTTGCCTGGGCATTCAGGCGCAGCGTTCCGTTGGGGGCATAGTGCGATTCCAGTTGCCCCGGAGAAATTGGTCGCGTGGGGTCCGTCGCAATGCTGATAGCCTGACCCAAGCAGGCAGACAAAGCTTCCACCGGGATTCCGCCCGCGCGTAACAGGGTCGGATTTGGCCCTGTGACAACAATCGTGGATTCGACACCGACACCACAAGGTCCCCCGTCTAGAACCGCGTCGATCAAACCGTCGAGACCTTGGATCACATGATCCGCAGTCGTTGGTGAAACGCGTCCTGACGGGTTCGCCGACGGCGCTGCAACCGGCACGCCTGAAGCCCGCAGTACCGCTTGACCAACGGGATGATCGGGTGCACGCACGGCCAGGGTATCAAGGCCGGCGGTTACCAGCGACGAAATGCCAGAGCCCGCACGCAGAGGCAGCACGAGCGTCAATGCGCCAGGCCAGAAAGCATCGGCTAGTCTGGACGCCGCATCGTCAAAGACGACGAGTTCTTCTGCCGCCGCCCTGTCTGCGACGTGGACAATCAAGGGGTTGAAGCGAGGTCTTCCCTTCGCTTCGTAGATTCGGGCCACGGCCTTGTCATCCAGTGCATTTGCGCCGAGGCCGTAGACCGTCTCTGTCGGGAAAGCCGCAAGCCCGCCAGCGCGCAGGATCGCCCCGGCGCGGGCCAGCCCGGCTTCGTCCGGGAAAAGACGTTCGGTATCGATCTGTTTCATGACGCGGCGTTTTGGTTGATTGCACCAAAGACCAAGTTACCCTGATCTACGAATTTCAGACCCATATCGCGTGGCTTTCAGTTTTGCCACCCACCGCAAGGATACGACATGCCATATCGCGCGCCCGTCACTGACTATCGTTTCATCATGGATCAGATCGCCGACTTTGGCCAAGTGACGGCGACAGACCGCTTTGCCGAAGCAACTTCCGACATGGCCGACGCGATCCTGACCGAGGCAGGAAAGCTTTCCGAGGAAATCATAGCCCCGCTTCAGCGACCGGGCGATCTGCATCCCGCATACCTCGAAAATGGAATCGTACGCACCTCTCCTGGTTTTGGTGATGGGTTCAAGGCGATTGCCGAAGGTGGCTGGATCGGCATGGCTGCCAGCCCCGAATATGGCGGTATGGGTCTGCCAATGACATTGACCACAGCTGTCAACGAAATGCTGGCAAGTGCCTGCCTGTCTTTGCAGTTGAACCCGCTGATGTGTCAGGGCCAGATCGAAGCCTTGGAGCACCATGCTTCAGATGAGATCAAGGATCTGTATCTGCCCAAGCTGATTTCCGGCGAATGGGCCGGGACGATGAACCTGACGGAACCACAGGCAGGTTCGGATGTCGGTGCACTGCGCTCGAAGGCTGAACCCAATGGTGACGGCTCTTATGCTGTTTCAGGCCAGAAAATTTACATCAGTTGGGCGGATAACGACTTTACCGAGAACGTTTGCCACCTTGTGTTGGCGCGTCTGCCAGACGGTGTGCCCGGTACGAAGGGGATCAGCCTGTTCATGGTTCCGAAGTTTATCCCGAACGCCGATGGTAGCATCGGCGAGCGCAATTCGCTGCGCGTCGTGAGCCTTGAACACAAGATGGGTCTGCATGGATCACCGACAGCGGTGATGGAGTACGACAACGCGCGTGGATGGCTTGTCGGGCCGGAACATGGCGGCATGGCTGCAATGTTCACAATGATGAATAACGCCCGCCTTGGCGTTGGCGTGCAGGGCGTTGGCACTGCGGAAGGGGCGTACCAGCACGCGTTGGCCTATGCCAAC
It encodes:
- a CDS encoding L-threonylcarbamoyladenylate synthase, with product MKQIDTERLFPDEAGLARAGAILRAGGLAAFPTETVYGLGANALDDKAVARIYEAKGRPRFNPLIVHVADRAAAEELVVFDDAASRLADAFWPGALTLVLPLRAGSGISSLVTAGLDTLAVRAPDHPVGQAVLRASGVPVAAPSANPSGRVSPTTADHVIQGLDGLIDAVLDGGPCGVGVESTIVVTGPNPTLLRAGGIPVEALSACLGQAISIATDPTRPISPGQLESHYAPNGTLRLNAQAKEDDEVLLGFGPVDADLNLSVSGDLVEAASRLFSCLHALDDMGATQIAVSPIPDSGLGRAINDRLKRAAAPRSGSLHES
- the ubiA gene encoding 4-hydroxybenzoate octaprenyltransferase, with product MTDPTPTPAGTVADSAGNWVDTLAPQKTRPFLRLSRADRPIGTWLLLLPCYWSLALACLATGTFTGFDAWLVIACALGAFLMRGAGCTWNDITDRDIDDKVERTRSRPIPSGQVGVRAALGWMLVQSLISLLILLTFPLPAIFLGLASALPVLIYPFAKRFTWWPQVFLGLAFNWGALLIWTAHTGSLGWPAFVLYLSGITWTLFYDTIYAHQDAEDDALIGVKSTARLFGEHTKVWLRGFLTATVLLLGLAIILAAQDRNVLSLVIALGGAWALGWHLTWQLTRFDASDQGGLLRLFRSNRDAGLIVLPFLAIAYMV
- a CDS encoding 16S rRNA (uracil(1498)-N(3))-methyltransferase; the protein is MASKVRLYVDHPLSEGQTVPVSRDQANYLFAVMRLQVGTVLSLINGHDGEWDAEVVAGNKRSGALRCLTQTRPLRMPPDLWLLFAPLKKTRTDFIVEKAAEMGAARIVPVQTDFTNADRIRQDKLQAHVIEATEQCGGTFVPEVAHLQKLSQVLADWDPSRRLLFCDETLLDETTLLAAENNGPWAILIGPEGGFSENERDMLRKSDFAVPISLGPRILRADTAAVAAMTVWQQALGDWS
- a CDS encoding acyl-CoA dehydrogenase, which produces MPYRAPVTDYRFIMDQIADFGQVTATDRFAEATSDMADAILTEAGKLSEEIIAPLQRPGDLHPAYLENGIVRTSPGFGDGFKAIAEGGWIGMAASPEYGGMGLPMTLTTAVNEMLASACLSLQLNPLMCQGQIEALEHHASDEIKDLYLPKLISGEWAGTMNLTEPQAGSDVGALRSKAEPNGDGSYAVSGQKIYISWADNDFTENVCHLVLARLPDGVPGTKGISLFMVPKFIPNADGSIGERNSLRVVSLEHKMGLHGSPTAVMEYDNARGWLVGPEHGGMAAMFTMMNNARLGVGVQGVGTAEGAYQHALAYANDRKQGGKGTIIDHADVRRMLAEMKADIFTSRAIALMNAVAIDMTTATGDPAWKARAALLTPISKAFGTDVGVEVSAKGVQVHGGMGFIEETGAAQYSRDVRVTTIYEGTNGIQAMDLVARKMMDGGEAAYQLLDEIEAASEAAKATLPELAADVWSACENLRETTEWLVEQDLQDRFAGAVPYLRAFARVLGGHAHLTAAINGDETRKRLATFYIKRLMPEHTSLLAHVREGADDLMAITAADLAA
- a CDS encoding endonuclease/exonuclease/phosphatase family protein — encoded protein: MRVIMAGFFCLAALGVFLGFGGWLHPAGDSLSLLRPVFGVLCLIGLFLLRPAWLRRAMGIAVLSVAATVVPAFVGQKDGGDLRLYAKNLWWANSQIELVAADILAADVDVVMLQEVSKRTAHVLDLLADQFPYQHWCRHNEWMGEAVVSRIPMSGEGICTSTRGAAAAPIDIDGATVWVASVHIPWPWPYKSMTNEAEVGAVLKGLEGPVVVAGDFNMFPWTKRVRDVAAASGTELVGPTRATLTLWEMPLPIDHVLAPGGGSVERRPLLGSDHRGLIADVRIWVGH
- a CDS encoding OmpA family protein, translated to MRLSALFLRIGVFIIAAFVSAFAARATVAVVETRSVVSVQEDLIDAGHNWASVLGDGLQVIIEGEAPTEAARFNAITTAGKIVDASRVIDNMSVIDSAGIAPPEFAIEILRNDSGVSLIGLIPAGTDRDLLASRIASIADGQPVTDLLEVADYPVPETWPRALNYALRALDELPRSKISVTSRRVSVKAISDSADEKRRLETRLARNTPENVAIALEITAPRPVISPFLTRFTLDDEGARFITCAVDTAEAERKIVWAATQIGFEGRTNCTQALGAPSRSWGDAVALSIEAVGKLGGGTVTVSNTDIAVVALEGTDQGTFDNVIGELENNLPDVYALEAELPRAPESGDEGPPQFTATRSPEGAVQLRGRVADELMNTTAEQFAFAKFGQRNVTMGTRVVDGLPSGWSIRVLAGIEALSQLSNGSVTVQPDLVVIRGNTGRESASTEIASLLIDKLGTSTEVDIDVTYVKELDPIAGLPTPEECVAQITAVTEVRKITFEPGAADLAADTQGVIDDIADILKKCANLRIQIAGYTDSQGREEMNQQLSQQRAQSVLDALRVRRVPVGAFEAIGFGEADPIADNDTEEGREANRRIEFSLIVPEPIPEEPTALEEIEAANEDAAEEPAE
- a CDS encoding GNAT family N-acetyltransferase; the encoded protein is MFPITNLLEHGLGTNHRKAMTFWVNEPLTDVLGLTGEGMILPVFTSTQVPGIAQALLGQTVSGVVGTAAACATVKTALDLPAAALDRNEPHYELDLAELDMPDVDGLTLVPYTLAPRDVLIAWRTAYYIEALDVRPDDAPARAITHVDSALENDGYRVLMKGDTPMAVTGFNAKLPEIVMIGGVFTPPELRGNGYAGKALALHLAEARAKGVKRAVLSAANDTAAKAYERIKFKKMGTFNITVFDNPVTLHG